Proteins from a genomic interval of Sphingomonas sp. Y38-1Y:
- the purB gene encoding adenylosuccinate lyase, translating to MVPRYARAPMTAIWAPEARLRIWFEIEAHATDALADLGVVPREAADALWRWWNDEKAKSADGEVPIDVAAIDAIEAVTKHDVIAFLTWVAEQVGPEARFMHQGMTSSDVLDTCLAVQLARAADILIADLDTLLEAIERRAREHKMTPTIGRSHGIHAEPVTFGLKLAQAHAEFQRHRTRLVAAREDIATCAISGAVGTFANIDPAVEAHVAEKMGLTVEPVSTQVIPRDRHAMFFATLGVIAGSIERLATEVRHLQRTEVLEAEEYFSPGQKGSSAMPHKRNPVLTENLTGLARMVRGYVTPALENVALWHERDISHSSVERYIGPDATITLDFALARLTSVVDKLVVYPERMQKNLDRMGGLVHSQRVLLALTQAGLSREDSYRLVQRNAMKVWESDGALSLLDLLKADPEVAAALPAEEIEARFDLDYHFKHVDTIFARVFGAA from the coding sequence ATGGTCCCCCGCTACGCGCGTGCGCCGATGACCGCGATCTGGGCGCCCGAAGCGCGCCTGCGCATCTGGTTCGAGATCGAGGCACATGCCACCGACGCGCTCGCTGACCTGGGTGTCGTCCCGCGTGAGGCGGCCGACGCGCTGTGGCGCTGGTGGAACGACGAAAAGGCCAAGAGCGCCGATGGCGAGGTGCCGATCGACGTCGCCGCGATCGACGCAATCGAGGCGGTGACGAAGCACGACGTCATCGCCTTCCTCACCTGGGTTGCCGAACAGGTGGGGCCGGAAGCGCGCTTCATGCATCAGGGCATGACGAGCTCCGACGTGCTCGACACCTGCCTTGCGGTGCAGCTCGCGCGCGCCGCCGACATCCTGATCGCCGATCTCGACACGCTCCTTGAAGCGATCGAACGCCGTGCGCGCGAGCACAAGATGACGCCGACGATCGGCCGCAGCCACGGCATCCATGCCGAGCCGGTCACCTTCGGCCTCAAGCTGGCGCAGGCGCATGCCGAGTTCCAGCGCCACCGCACCCGCCTGGTCGCCGCGCGCGAGGATATCGCAACCTGTGCGATCTCCGGCGCGGTCGGCACCTTCGCCAACATCGATCCCGCGGTCGAGGCTCATGTCGCCGAGAAGATGGGCCTGACCGTCGAGCCCGTGTCGACCCAGGTGATCCCGCGCGACCGCCACGCGATGTTCTTCGCGACGCTGGGCGTCATTGCCGGCTCGATCGAGCGGCTGGCGACCGAGGTCCGCCACCTCCAGCGCACCGAAGTACTTGAGGCCGAGGAGTATTTCTCGCCGGGGCAGAAGGGCTCGTCGGCGATGCCGCACAAGCGCAATCCGGTGCTGACCGAGAACCTGACCGGCCTCGCCCGCATGGTCCGCGGCTATGTCACCCCGGCGCTCGAGAATGTGGCGCTGTGGCATGAGCGCGACATCAGCCACTCGTCGGTCGAGCGCTATATCGGTCCCGATGCGACGATCACGCTCGACTTCGCGCTCGCGCGGCTGACCAGCGTCGTCGACAAGCTCGTCGTCTATCCGGAGCGGATGCAGAAGAATCTCGACCGCATGGGCGGACTCGTCCACTCACAGCGCGTGCTGCTCGCGCTGACGCAGGCGGGATTGAGCCGCGAGGACAGCTATCGCCTGGTCCAGCGCAACGCGATGAAGGTGTGGGAGTCGGACGGTGCGCTGTCGCTGCTCGACCTGCTCAAGGCCGATCCGGAAGTCGCCGCAGCCCTGCCCGCCGAGGAAATCGAAGCGCGCTTCGACCTCGACTATCACTTCAAGCACGTCGACACGATCTTCGCGCGCGTGTTCGGCGCCGCGTGA
- the radC gene encoding RadC family protein, translating to MGDEASDTAGHRARLRSRLLDHGGEGFHDYELIEYYLFNVIPRRDTKKIAKELLREFGTIGGVLTADATALARVDGMGDTSAAALKIAHAVAIRMLKSEVAQRPVLSNWQSLLDYLRADMAHRATECVRVLHLDSRNKLILDDKMSEGTIDQAVLHPREVIKRALEMSAASIILVHNHPSGDPQPSRADIDLTRTIVAAGKPLGIAVHDHLVIGTDGHASLRAMGLM from the coding sequence ATGGGGGACGAGGCGAGCGACACCGCCGGACACCGCGCGCGATTGCGGTCGCGCCTGCTCGATCATGGCGGCGAAGGCTTCCACGATTACGAGCTGATCGAATATTATCTGTTCAACGTCATCCCGCGTCGCGACACCAAGAAGATCGCCAAGGAACTGTTGCGCGAGTTCGGCACAATCGGCGGCGTGCTGACCGCCGACGCCACCGCGCTCGCCCGCGTCGATGGAATGGGCGACACGTCGGCGGCGGCGCTCAAGATCGCGCACGCGGTCGCGATCCGGATGCTCAAGAGCGAGGTGGCGCAGCGCCCCGTCCTGTCCAATTGGCAGTCGCTGCTCGATTATCTGCGTGCCGACATGGCCCACCGCGCGACCGAATGCGTGCGCGTCCTCCATCTCGACAGCCGCAACAAGCTGATCCTCGACGACAAGATGAGCGAGGGTACGATCGACCAGGCAGTGCTGCACCCGCGCGAGGTCATCAAGCGTGCGCTGGAGATGAGCGCCGCCTCGATCATCCTCGTCCACAACCACCCCTCGGGCGATCCGCAGCCCAGCCGCGCCGACATCGACCTCACGCGCACCATCGTCGCCGCGGGCAAGCCGCTCGGCATCGCCGTCCACGATCATCTCGTCATCGGCACCGACGGCCATGCCAGCCTTCGCGCAATGGGCCTCATGTAG
- a CDS encoding biliverdin-producing heme oxygenase: MRDGHRLLREATREAHEDLDALFTGFDLTSAEGYRRFIGAQASAMLAVEAALDASGAAEVVDDWPRRRRGDALVADAAALGLEPSTVPAPTFTSLPEVAGALYVVEGSRHGARFLRKQVPADLPTAFLDADQPPGSWAKLLDRIDAILYQPEADEAAVKSALAVFEVFGQAGRVWMKA; the protein is encoded by the coding sequence GTGAGGGACGGACATCGCCTGCTGCGCGAAGCGACGCGCGAGGCGCATGAGGACCTCGACGCGCTGTTCACCGGCTTCGACCTGACCAGCGCCGAGGGGTATCGCCGCTTCATCGGCGCGCAGGCGAGCGCGATGCTGGCGGTCGAGGCCGCGCTCGATGCGAGCGGCGCGGCGGAAGTCGTCGACGACTGGCCTCGCCGCCGCCGCGGCGATGCGCTGGTCGCCGACGCGGCAGCACTCGGCCTCGAACCGAGCACCGTCCCCGCGCCCACCTTCACCAGCCTGCCCGAGGTCGCCGGCGCACTCTACGTCGTCGAAGGCTCTCGGCACGGCGCGCGCTTCCTGCGCAAGCAGGTACCCGCCGACTTGCCGACCGCCTTCCTTGATGCAGATCAACCGCCCGGAAGCTGGGCAAAACTGCTGGATCGGATCGACGCGATCCTCTACCAGCCAGAGGCTGACGAGGCCGCGGTCAAGTCGGCGCTCGCAGTGTTTGAAGTGTTCGGACAAGCGGGGCGTGTCTGGATGAAAGCGTAA
- a CDS encoding F0F1 ATP synthase subunit C codes for MEADAIKLLGAGLAAIGAGLAALGVGNVFAAFLEGALRNPSAAAGQQGNMFIGFAAAELLGLLAFVVAVLLIFVA; via the coding sequence ATGGAAGCTGACGCAATCAAGCTGCTGGGTGCCGGTCTTGCGGCGATCGGTGCGGGTCTGGCCGCGCTGGGCGTGGGCAACGTCTTCGCCGCGTTCCTCGAAGGCGCTCTGCGCAACCCGTCGGCCGCCGCCGGCCAGCAGGGCAATATGTTCATCGGCTTCGCCGCTGCCGAGCTTCTCGGCCTGCTGGCATTCGTCGTCGCCGTGCTGCTTATCTTCGTCGCGTAA
- a CDS encoding YdbL family protein — protein MRYGLAALFLSIGVLASGAALAQRDPAYAAARSAGQVGEQTDGYLGIVGSATPDLRALVNKINIQRKAAYTQGAQAGSTVEQFAFVSGCNLIARTEAGEMYQAPDGSWKKRGGGAPERDPRCV, from the coding sequence ATGCGGTACGGATTGGCGGCTCTTTTCCTCTCGATCGGCGTGCTGGCGTCCGGTGCGGCGCTGGCCCAGCGCGACCCGGCCTATGCCGCGGCGCGATCGGCGGGGCAGGTGGGCGAGCAGACCGACGGCTATCTGGGCATCGTCGGATCGGCCACGCCCGACCTTCGCGCGCTGGTCAACAAAATCAACATCCAGCGCAAGGCTGCCTACACCCAGGGCGCGCAGGCCGGATCGACGGTCGAGCAGTTCGCGTTCGTGTCGGGCTGCAACCTGATCGCGCGGACCGAGGCGGGTGAGATGTACCAGGCGCCCGACGGCAGCTGGAAGAAGCGCGGCGGCGGTGCGCCGGAGCGTGACCCGCGGTGTGTGTGA
- a CDS encoding YnbE family lipoprotein — protein MSETTGLMPPVKRATLVPMYRIAMIAAAAGLGGCVNVSAPDKPIVINLNINITQEVVYKLDGEAKSLIQNNPGIF, from the coding sequence ATGAGCGAAACAACAGGATTGATGCCACCCGTGAAACGCGCGACCCTCGTCCCCATGTACAGGATCGCGATGATTGCGGCGGCGGCCGGCCTTGGCGGATGCGTGAACGTGAGCGCGCCCGACAAGCCTATCGTCATCAATCTCAACATCAACATCACGCAGGAAGTGGTGTACAAGCTGGACGGTGAGGCGAAGTCGCTGATCCAGAACAACCCGGGGATTTTCTGA
- a CDS encoding F0F1 ATP synthase subunit A, whose product MGTAVAAQGQGTIDPMHQFEVQSIADMFTVGGQTIAFTNSALYMVAALVALWAFMLMGMKREMVPGRGQMMVEGFVGFIDKLLAQNIGHAGRKYVPYVFTLFMFILLGNLIGLMPLGLFKLHPFTFTSHFTVTGVLAIMSFSIVLIVGFAKHGLRFFSLFAPKGTPIPVLLLVAPIEFVSFMVRPFSLALRLFVAMTAGHILLKVLASFVVNAANAGAGIGLAVGIPSFALMVGVSALEILVAGVQAYVFALLTSLYINDAEHLHDHH is encoded by the coding sequence ATGGGAACGGCAGTGGCGGCTCAGGGACAAGGCACCATCGATCCGATGCACCAGTTCGAGGTGCAGTCGATCGCCGACATGTTCACGGTGGGCGGCCAGACGATCGCCTTCACCAACTCGGCGCTCTACATGGTCGCCGCGCTCGTCGCGCTGTGGGCGTTCATGCTGATGGGCATGAAGCGCGAGATGGTGCCCGGTCGCGGCCAGATGATGGTCGAAGGTTTCGTCGGCTTCATCGACAAGCTGCTGGCACAGAACATCGGCCATGCCGGGCGCAAGTACGTGCCCTATGTCTTCACGCTGTTCATGTTCATCCTGCTCGGCAACCTGATTGGCCTGATGCCGCTCGGGCTGTTCAAGCTGCACCCCTTCACCTTCACCAGCCACTTCACGGTGACGGGCGTGCTCGCGATCATGAGCTTCTCGATCGTGCTGATCGTCGGCTTCGCCAAGCATGGCCTTCGCTTCTTCAGCCTGTTCGCGCCGAAGGGCACGCCGATCCCGGTGCTGCTGCTGGTCGCGCCGATCGAGTTCGTCTCGTTCATGGTGCGCCCGTTCAGCCTGGCGCTCCGGCTGTTCGTCGCGATGACCGCAGGCCACATTCTGCTCAAGGTGCTGGCGAGCTTCGTCGTCAACGCCGCCAATGCGGGTGCCGGCATCGGCCTCGCCGTCGGCATCCCCAGCTTCGCGCTGATGGTCGGCGTCTCGGCGCTCGAGATCCTGGTCGCAGGCGTCCAGGCCTATGTCTTCGCGCTGCTCACGTCGCTCTACATCAACGACGCCGAGCATCTGCACGACCATCACTGA
- a CDS encoding YdbH domain-containing protein has product MPLAIVLLIVILVAIAWFQRRPIAAGFIDRELARRGVAARYEVAEIGTSTQTLRNLVIGDSRAPDLVADEVVVRTRIGLGTPEVTAIEVGRARLRARWVDGRLSLGALDKLLPPPSGKPFTLPALQISIEDGRGRVETPAGVIGVRLSGRGRLDDGFRGRLALVGARLTANGCAIDSPVAALGLAIDKRELHMTGPVRAAAAECAGSRLRSAALTIDARLPEVFDRWRGSARVAVGELASTGMRGRDLSGEVGFAGAAAATEGEVKLALADAAYSGTAAKGLSVRGRYRVRGSEVRLAGRAAAAAVRPGRRLFDLRLAGGTPGAQLAAALDRALVDASRSVGGSADFALTLAGGRGAVVVRAVEATSASGARFGFAGERGIGFGWPGARLMIDGRLNGQGGGLPTFAATLRQLRPGAPVTGRLVAAPFAAGGESVALTPIEFTRADSGATRIAGRARVSLGLPAGRVDGLDVPIALRWDGVRRLASEPGCADVRAERLLLSSLDLRRLALRACPTESTLYSVGASGLTAGARIAAPRLSGTLGGSPVSIAASRADIAVAGSTRFDLAGVETRLGTPERVSRLSITRLTGQVVPGGAEGRFDGAAGVIGNVPIDLTQGAGAWRFVGGRLSLKGEALRVADAAPEPRYEPLAANDFELLLADGRIDATGTLTAPASGAKVAGVRLQHVLSNGTGDAVLSVDNLRFDDTLQPDALTRLVFGVVADVKGSVSGIGNIRWSPTGVTSDGVFRTAGTDLAAAFGPVTGLSGEIRFTDLLGLKTESAVGTIASVNPGIPVENGQIRYQLIGDQRVAVEGGRWPFAGGAMILEPTVLDLSEGKERRLTFRVEGVDAAGFLQQFDFSNLNATGTFDGTLPMIFDERGGRIENGKLTVREGGGTLAYVGAVSRENLGTWGNFAFEALKSLRYERLNLTLNGPLDGEMVTEIRFAGVRQGEGAKSNFLIRRLARLPLVFNVTVRAPFRQLIDSVQSYYDPTRLIERNLPALLEEQKKRGVQPPASETMP; this is encoded by the coding sequence GTGCCGCTGGCGATCGTCCTGCTGATCGTCATCCTGGTCGCCATCGCCTGGTTTCAGCGGCGGCCGATCGCCGCGGGCTTCATCGATCGCGAACTGGCGCGGCGCGGCGTTGCGGCGCGGTACGAGGTGGCGGAGATCGGCACGTCGACGCAGACGCTGCGGAACCTCGTCATCGGCGATTCGCGCGCGCCGGACCTCGTCGCCGACGAGGTGGTGGTGCGCACGCGAATTGGCCTCGGCACGCCGGAGGTGACCGCGATCGAGGTGGGCCGCGCACGGCTGCGCGCGCGGTGGGTGGACGGACGCCTGTCGCTCGGCGCGCTCGACAAACTGCTGCCGCCGCCCTCCGGCAAGCCGTTCACGCTGCCGGCGTTGCAGATTTCGATCGAGGACGGTCGCGGACGCGTCGAGACGCCCGCCGGCGTGATCGGCGTGCGGCTGAGCGGGCGTGGGCGGCTGGACGACGGGTTCCGCGGACGGTTGGCGCTGGTCGGCGCGAGGCTGACGGCGAATGGCTGCGCGATCGACTCGCCGGTGGCGGCGCTGGGTTTGGCGATCGACAAGCGCGAGCTTCACATGACCGGGCCGGTGCGCGCTGCGGCGGCCGAGTGCGCAGGGTCGCGGTTGCGTTCGGCGGCGCTGACGATCGATGCGCGGTTGCCCGAGGTTTTCGATCGGTGGCGCGGGTCGGCGCGGGTCGCGGTCGGCGAACTTGCCTCCACCGGGATGCGGGGCCGCGACCTGTCCGGCGAGGTCGGCTTCGCGGGCGCTGCGGCGGCGACCGAAGGTGAGGTGAAGCTGGCGCTCGCCGATGCTGCCTATTCGGGGACGGCTGCCAAGGGACTGTCGGTTCGCGGCCGCTATCGCGTGCGCGGGTCCGAGGTGCGACTGGCCGGGCGTGCCGCGGCGGCGGCGGTCAGGCCCGGTCGGCGCCTGTTCGACCTGCGGCTCGCGGGCGGCACGCCCGGCGCACAGCTCGCCGCCGCGCTCGACCGCGCGCTGGTCGATGCGAGCCGGTCGGTGGGCGGCAGCGCGGACTTCGCGCTGACGCTCGCGGGCGGGCGCGGTGCGGTGGTCGTCCGTGCGGTTGAGGCGACCAGCGCAAGCGGCGCGCGCTTCGGGTTTGCGGGCGAGCGCGGGATCGGGTTCGGGTGGCCCGGCGCAAGGTTGATGATCGATGGTCGGTTGAACGGGCAGGGCGGGGGCCTCCCCACCTTCGCCGCGACGCTGCGACAGTTACGGCCGGGGGCGCCGGTGACCGGCCGGCTGGTCGCAGCGCCCTTCGCTGCGGGGGGCGAATCGGTGGCGCTGACGCCGATCGAGTTCACGCGGGCGGACAGCGGCGCGACGCGGATCGCGGGCCGAGCGCGCGTATCGCTGGGGCTGCCGGCGGGTCGCGTCGACGGGCTCGACGTGCCCATCGCGTTGCGGTGGGACGGCGTGCGGCGGCTGGCTTCGGAACCGGGCTGTGCCGATGTGCGCGCCGAGCGGCTGCTCCTGTCGAGTCTTGACCTGCGGCGCCTTGCGCTGCGTGCCTGTCCGACCGAATCGACGCTCTATTCGGTCGGCGCATCGGGGCTGACCGCGGGCGCGCGCATCGCCGCACCCCGGCTGTCAGGCACGCTGGGTGGCTCGCCCGTCAGCATCGCTGCTTCGCGCGCGGACATCGCGGTGGCCGGCTCGACGCGCTTCGATCTTGCCGGCGTCGAGACCCGGCTGGGGACGCCGGAGCGCGTCTCGCGTCTGTCGATCACGCGCCTCACTGGTCAGGTGGTGCCGGGCGGTGCCGAGGGACGGTTCGATGGCGCCGCGGGCGTGATCGGCAACGTGCCCATCGACCTGACGCAGGGCGCGGGCGCGTGGCGCTTCGTCGGCGGACGGCTGTCGCTCAAGGGTGAGGCGCTGCGCGTTGCCGACGCCGCGCCCGAGCCGCGCTACGAACCGCTCGCCGCCAACGATTTCGAGCTGCTGCTCGCTGATGGCCGGATCGACGCCACGGGCACGCTCACCGCGCCCGCAAGCGGCGCCAAGGTGGCGGGCGTGCGGCTCCAGCATGTCCTGTCCAACGGTACGGGCGACGCGGTGTTGAGCGTCGACAATCTCCGCTTCGACGACACGCTTCAGCCCGATGCGCTCACCCGCCTCGTCTTTGGCGTCGTCGCCGACGTGAAGGGCAGCGTGTCGGGCATTGGCAACATTCGCTGGTCGCCGACGGGCGTGACGAGCGATGGCGTATTCCGCACCGCGGGCACCGACCTGGCTGCCGCGTTCGGCCCCGTTACCGGCCTGTCGGGCGAGATCCGCTTCACCGACCTGCTCGGGCTGAAGACGGAGAGTGCGGTCGGCACGATCGCCAGCGTCAATCCGGGCATCCCGGTTGAGAACGGCCAGATCCGCTATCAGCTGATCGGCGACCAGCGCGTGGCGGTGGAGGGAGGGCGTTGGCCCTTCGCCGGCGGCGCGATGATCCTGGAGCCCACGGTTCTCGACCTGTCAGAAGGCAAGGAGCGGCGGCTGACCTTTCGCGTCGAGGGCGTGGATGCGGCGGGGTTTCTTCAGCAGTTCGACTTCAGCAACCTCAACGCGACCGGAACCTTCGACGGCACGTTGCCGATGATCTTCGACGAGCGCGGCGGGCGGATTGAGAACGGCAAGCTGACGGTGCGCGAGGGCGGCGGGACGCTCGCCTATGTCGGCGCGGTGTCGCGCGAGAATCTGGGCACCTGGGGCAATTTCGCGTTCGAGGCGCTGAAGTCGCTGCGCTACGAGCGGCTGAACCTGACGCTCAACGGTCCGCTGGACGGCGAAATGGTGACCGAGATCCGCTTTGCCGGCGTGCGACAGGGGGAGGGGGCGAAGAGCAACTTTCTCATCCGCCGGCTCGCGCGACTGCCGCTCGTCTTCAACGTGACCGTCCGCGCGCCGTTTCGTCAGCTGATCGACTCGGTCCAGTCGTACTACGACCCCACGCGGCTGATCGAACGCAACCTGCCCGCGCTGCTCGAGGAGCAGAAGAAGCGCGGCGTTCAGCCTCCCGCAAGCGAGACCATGCCATGA
- a CDS encoding AtpZ/AtpI family protein gives MVEPEPGPDPLPEDARLESLDERLRRATSEEARRSGEGASASSEGYRLGNRVLAELIGGMVGGAVIGGTLDYFLGTSPWLLLVLLALGIVSAFRNIIRISGKRPE, from the coding sequence ATGGTCGAACCAGAGCCCGGACCGGACCCCTTGCCCGAGGATGCGCGGCTCGAATCGCTCGACGAGCGATTGCGGCGCGCGACTTCTGAGGAGGCACGGCGATCGGGCGAGGGGGCTTCCGCATCGTCGGAAGGCTATCGCCTGGGTAATCGCGTGCTTGCCGAACTGATCGGTGGGATGGTTGGCGGTGCCGTGATCGGGGGAACGCTCGATTACTTCCTCGGCACCTCGCCTTGGCTCCTGCTCGTGCTGCTTGCCCTCGGCATCGTCAGCGCGTTCAGGAACATCATTCGGATTTCTGGCAAGCGCCCGGAGTAA